In Paenibacillus sp. BIC5C1, a genomic segment contains:
- a CDS encoding carbohydrate ABC transporter permease, whose amino-acid sequence MSKQATLQTSSNERIFDVIIYVIASIIIIAVLYPLIFIVSASFSDPTKVLNGEVWLLPKGLTLDAYTNILHNEKIWLGYRNTIFYTVVGTVINIIMTVLAAYPLSRPDLPGRNVIMVFITLTMFFSGGLIPTYLLVKNLGMVDTMWALIIPGAIATYNLIVMRTYFQSSIPWELQEAAHMDGCSNWRLLVSIILPLSKPILAVMVLFYAVGHWNSFFNALIYIRNENLHPLQLILREILLISQSDAVDGSLGLEDKILLAESIKYAVIIVSSLPVLLMYPFVQRHFVKGVMIGSIKG is encoded by the coding sequence ATGTCCAAGCAGGCGACATTACAAACCAGTTCCAATGAACGGATTTTCGATGTAATCATATACGTCATAGCCTCAATTATTATCATCGCTGTGTTGTACCCGTTGATTTTTATCGTGAGTGCTTCATTCAGTGATCCCACGAAAGTATTGAATGGAGAAGTCTGGTTATTGCCCAAAGGACTGACGTTGGACGCCTATACGAATATTTTGCACAACGAAAAGATTTGGCTGGGATACCGTAATACGATATTTTATACGGTCGTGGGCACGGTGATTAACATTATCATGACCGTGTTGGCCGCATACCCTCTTTCCAGACCCGACCTTCCTGGACGTAATGTAATCATGGTGTTCATCACGCTAACGATGTTTTTCAGTGGCGGATTAATTCCAACGTATCTATTGGTCAAAAATTTGGGCATGGTGGATACGATGTGGGCTCTGATCATTCCCGGCGCGATCGCCACGTACAATCTGATCGTGATGAGAACGTATTTTCAGTCGAGTATTCCCTGGGAGCTGCAAGAAGCTGCCCACATGGACGGGTGCTCTAATTGGCGGCTGCTTGTGAGCATTATCCTGCCCTTGTCCAAGCCGATTCTTGCCGTGATGGTGCTGTTCTATGCCGTAGGCCACTGGAATTCATTTTTTAACGCACTCATCTATATTCGTAACGAAAATCTGCATCCGCTTCAGTTGATACTGCGCGAAATTCTGCTGATCAGCCAATCCGATGCCGTGGACGGAAGCCTTGGATTGGAAGACAAAATCCTGCTTGCGGAGAGCATCAAGTATGCGGTCATTATCGTCTCCAGCTTGCCTGTACTGTTGATGTATCCTTTTGTGCAGCGGCATTTTGTTAAAGGGGTCATGATTGGATCGATCAAAGGTTAA
- a CDS encoding extracellular solute-binding protein, which produces MRKRWGRKMIMMMIASSLMLAGCNSGGTNNEAAPEVSKNDVHTTGFPIVDQPVNLKMFTRIAPVNGTFKEMPVFQDYEKLSQVKVEFIEAQTDGFQEKKNLLFASNELPDALFRSGISPLEAIRYGSAGQLIPLEGLIDEYAPNLKKLMDQYPEIRSGITTPEGHIYAIPGIVTLSAARTDKKWINQMWLDKLNLEVPETTEELYNVLLAFRDGDPNGNGKQDEIPMTARVGLAVVSAMSGSFGLDSQLGYNINIENDKVHIWMGSDQNKEMLMYLNKLYKEKLLDPEIFSHTEAQYLAKQGSGNTGFFFDQTNNNFLSIKDQYTGIAPLEGPQGDRLQSQALPIARDFGAFAITSVNQYPAVTMRWIDYFYSDEGSTLLRFGREGEHYEMKDGIPYYKEDFLKEISNQAKITPYAGGGAPHLISEQVASFINPPQVQEAQQKLDPFMPKVRYAAPMFDEQTAQEVNILRNDIDKYYEEQSTKFIVGAIGFDKWEQFQTTLKKMRVEELEKLYQDAFDKMQK; this is translated from the coding sequence ATGCGCAAACGCTGGGGAAGAAAGATGATCATGATGATGATCGCTTCCAGTTTGATGCTGGCTGGATGCAATTCCGGTGGAACCAATAACGAAGCTGCACCGGAGGTTTCGAAGAACGATGTTCATACGACGGGGTTTCCGATTGTGGACCAACCGGTAAATCTCAAGATGTTTACCCGAATTGCACCTGTAAATGGCACTTTCAAAGAAATGCCGGTTTTCCAGGATTACGAGAAATTAAGCCAAGTGAAAGTGGAATTTATTGAAGCTCAGACAGATGGTTTCCAAGAGAAAAAAAATCTGTTGTTTGCTTCGAATGAGCTGCCGGATGCCTTGTTCCGTTCAGGTATTTCCCCACTTGAAGCCATCCGATATGGCTCTGCCGGCCAATTGATCCCACTGGAAGGTCTTATCGATGAATATGCTCCGAATTTGAAGAAATTAATGGATCAATATCCCGAAATCCGCTCAGGCATTACTACACCAGAGGGCCACATTTATGCGATCCCGGGTATTGTTACGCTAAGTGCGGCGCGTACAGATAAGAAATGGATCAATCAGATGTGGCTTGACAAGCTGAATCTGGAAGTGCCGGAAACTACAGAGGAACTGTACAACGTGTTGCTTGCCTTCCGTGATGGTGATCCGAATGGAAACGGCAAACAGGATGAAATTCCGATGACTGCACGCGTGGGATTGGCTGTTGTAAGTGCGATGAGCGGCTCATTCGGATTGGATTCGCAGCTTGGATATAACATCAATATTGAAAATGACAAAGTACACATCTGGATGGGCAGTGACCAGAACAAAGAAATGCTGATGTATTTAAATAAGCTGTACAAGGAAAAGCTGCTGGACCCAGAAATATTTTCACACACAGAGGCGCAATACCTGGCCAAGCAGGGATCGGGAAATACAGGTTTTTTCTTTGACCAGACGAACAATAACTTCTTGTCGATCAAAGACCAATATACCGGTATTGCCCCACTGGAAGGTCCCCAAGGTGACCGATTGCAGAGTCAGGCTCTGCCAATTGCCAGAGATTTTGGAGCCTTTGCAATCACATCCGTCAATCAATATCCGGCAGTGACGATGCGCTGGATTGATTATTTCTACAGTGATGAGGGTTCCACCCTGCTCCGATTCGGAAGAGAAGGTGAGCACTACGAGATGAAAGATGGTATTCCTTATTATAAAGAGGACTTCCTGAAAGAAATCAGTAACCAGGCCAAAATTACCCCTTATGCCGGCGGAGGCGCGCCACATCTCATTAGCGAACAGGTTGCTTCTTTTATCAACCCGCCTCAAGTGCAGGAGGCGCAGCAAAAGCTCGATCCGTTCATGCCAAAAGTCCGCTATGCGGCTCCAATGTTTGATGAGCAAACTGCCCAGGAAGTCAACATTCTGCGAAATGATATTGATAAATATTACGAAGAACAGAGTACAAAATTTATTGTGGGTGCAATCGGTTTTGACAAGTGGGAGCAATTCCAGACGACGCTCAAAAAGATGAGAGTTGAGGAACTGGAGAAGTTGTATCAGGATGCCTTTGACAAGATGCAGAAATAA
- a CDS encoding response regulator, which produces MFQVLLVDDEPLVYHNLWTLLDWANYGFELCGQAHNGLIALRMIEQSPPHMVIIDVDMPEMNGVELNRAIKERFPWIKTIMLSSYDDYDYVRDCLNNGSMDYLLKHRLDESTLLNILNKAVSELQQEDQMRVKHVTESGMVEKLSSEAIRDYLLYMLKRQTKAAYRFEDFSRRDNLYPHASRYATAALQIVPFLLLTESYSDVQTNGLVQQVVDMMQQSLGDIHERTAVYVEEGRFVIVFSFRERSEHIMQREVDGQLRKIQHALELFLNLQSVTAVGPICTSLSQLESSYCSAEYELDKSSSAKTLRSHISQVEAPCSDKHSNENDEPQRVSLTIEEHKQLLLSIERFDKQGVHQLISSIFASIDHLPIHSHKVQMIVSEIMQTGDKAWRTFLPSTDPAVANLPSRSELGRMKNIRELEQGLQSFFSGLFHLLRQHRVIGSYSRHVTQTIHFILERYSGYVTLELAASVIGLNASYLSRIFKEETQRTFSEYLNQVRIDAGCKLLDSGRYSIKEISMQVGFTTHNYFFKVFKEITGLTPQAYLSDPGKRKNATKLTSLHLGD; this is translated from the coding sequence ATGTTTCAGGTGCTACTCGTCGATGATGAGCCGTTAGTATACCATAATTTATGGACGTTATTGGACTGGGCTAACTATGGGTTCGAATTATGCGGTCAGGCGCATAATGGGTTAATTGCTTTAAGAATGATTGAGCAGTCGCCACCGCATATGGTCATTATTGATGTAGATATGCCTGAAATGAACGGTGTAGAGCTCAATCGAGCAATCAAGGAACGTTTTCCGTGGATTAAGACGATTATGCTTAGCAGCTATGACGATTATGACTATGTGCGGGACTGCCTGAACAATGGCTCCATGGATTATTTGCTCAAGCATCGATTGGACGAGTCAACACTGCTCAACATCCTGAATAAAGCCGTATCGGAATTGCAGCAGGAAGATCAGATGCGTGTGAAACACGTCACCGAGAGCGGCATGGTCGAGAAATTGAGTTCAGAGGCTATACGCGATTACTTACTGTATATGCTCAAAAGACAGACGAAGGCAGCCTACAGATTTGAAGATTTCTCCCGGAGAGACAATCTGTATCCGCATGCGTCCAGATATGCAACAGCAGCGTTACAGATTGTTCCGTTCCTGCTGCTGACAGAGTCATACAGTGACGTGCAGACGAATGGTCTGGTTCAACAGGTTGTTGATATGATGCAGCAGAGCCTGGGTGATATCCATGAGCGGACAGCGGTGTACGTTGAGGAAGGGCGATTTGTCATCGTGTTTTCCTTCAGGGAACGAAGCGAACACATCATGCAGCGTGAGGTAGACGGACAACTGCGGAAGATTCAGCATGCATTGGAACTGTTCCTGAATCTGCAAAGCGTAACCGCTGTAGGACCTATATGCACCAGTCTGTCACAACTGGAATCCAGCTATTGCTCAGCCGAATATGAACTTGATAAATCTTCTTCTGCAAAAACGCTCAGAAGCCATATCTCCCAGGTGGAAGCCCCATGCTCGGACAAGCATTCCAATGAAAATGATGAGCCACAGCGTGTTTCTCTGACCATTGAGGAGCACAAACAGCTTCTGTTATCCATAGAAAGGTTTGACAAGCAAGGTGTGCATCAATTGATTTCCTCCATTTTTGCTTCGATCGACCACCTGCCTATCCATTCACATAAAGTTCAGATGATTGTCAGCGAGATCATGCAAACGGGCGATAAAGCATGGAGAACCTTCTTGCCTTCCACAGATCCAGCGGTAGCTAATCTGCCTTCAAGAAGCGAACTTGGGCGGATGAAAAATATAAGGGAATTGGAGCAAGGCCTGCAATCCTTCTTCTCCGGCCTGTTTCATTTGTTGCGTCAGCATCGTGTTATTGGGTCCTATTCTCGCCATGTCACGCAGACGATCCATTTCATACTGGAGAGGTATTCCGGTTATGTCACATTGGAGCTTGCGGCAAGCGTAATTGGTCTGAACGCATCCTACTTAAGCAGAATATTCAAGGAGGAGACGCAGCGGACTTTTTCGGAATATCTGAATCAGGTTCGGATTGATGCAGGCTGCAAGCTGTTGGACAGCGGCCGATATTCAATCAAGGAAATAAGCATGCAAGTGGGATTTACGACACACAACTATTTTTTTAAAGTATTCAAAGAAATAACGGGTTTAACACCGCAAGCATATTTGAGCGATCCGGGAAAAAGGAAGAACGCCACGAAGCTGACGTCTTTGCACTTGGGGGACTAG
- a CDS encoding AraC family transcriptional regulator: MQEYEYEYAEFIYYKPGYLDKEEHIWPVRAGRSIAKSNYRVGPKRIECYSLHFVREGMVRLEFDGKRVDLQKNDLFCLFPGRTYYYHMLPSESPLQMNWLALDGSKVKPLLELAGLTPESPFGKQMCSPQVQQTSERLIHALACVERWKPAVSLELHGLVYGLLASLVPDTNNAQPTELAGWIHECMDYMELHATEGISVQQVADFAGVHRSYFSNMFTSQVGLPPLKFMQKIRMDKAKQLLKDTDATVTEIALSLGYPNLYSFTRAFKIYYKVPPIMMRRTSS, encoded by the coding sequence ATGCAGGAATATGAGTACGAGTATGCAGAATTCATCTACTATAAGCCAGGATATTTGGATAAAGAGGAACACATCTGGCCAGTCCGGGCAGGGAGAAGTATAGCCAAATCCAATTACAGGGTTGGCCCCAAACGTATCGAGTGTTACAGTCTTCATTTTGTGCGTGAAGGTATGGTCAGGCTTGAGTTTGATGGCAAGCGAGTGGACCTGCAGAAGAATGATCTGTTTTGTCTTTTTCCCGGCAGAACCTATTACTATCACATGCTTCCCTCGGAATCTCCACTGCAAATGAACTGGCTGGCATTGGATGGGTCTAAAGTCAAACCTTTATTGGAGCTGGCTGGCTTGACTCCGGAAAGTCCGTTTGGCAAACAGATGTGTTCTCCACAGGTCCAGCAAACGTCTGAACGTCTGATTCATGCATTGGCATGTGTGGAACGATGGAAGCCAGCAGTATCGCTGGAGTTGCACGGGCTGGTATATGGCTTGTTGGCCAGTCTTGTTCCAGACACCAACAATGCACAGCCTACAGAACTGGCGGGCTGGATACATGAGTGCATGGATTACATGGAATTGCATGCAACAGAGGGCATTTCGGTGCAGCAGGTTGCTGACTTCGCAGGGGTGCATCGTTCATACTTCTCCAATATGTTCACCAGTCAGGTTGGTCTGCCCCCGTTAAAATTCATGCAGAAAATACGTATGGATAAGGCCAAACAGCTGCTTAAAGATACGGATGCTACCGTTACGGAGATTGCTCTATCACTCGGTTATCCCAATTTATATTCATTTACCAGAGCATTCAAAATCTACTATAAAGTACCTCCTATCATGATGCGGAGAACCTCAAGCTGA
- a CDS encoding ABC transporter permease: MKSVKTDTTITMPRSHPKKSSGLLRQMGKRLDLYLMLLLPVTWYVVFHYAPLYGLQIAFKNFNPAKGILGSSWEGFGHFQRFFDSYYFWRLLWNTLSINLFSLLIAFPIPILLALIINEIRNKTFSKWLQNITYIPHFISVVVIVGILNVFLSPHTGPVNLLIEAFGGTPIRFLEEAGWFKTIFISSNIWQNMGWQSIIYIAALSGVNPHLYEAAKMDGASRLRRIWHISLPGIAPVVIILLILDIGHFMNIGFEKILLMQNNLNLESSDVISTFVYTTGILKGEYSYTAAIGLFNSIINLVLLLLVNRIARKTSETSLW; encoded by the coding sequence ATGAAAAGCGTCAAAACCGATACAACGATTACGATGCCACGAAGTCATCCGAAAAAGAGTTCAGGCCTGTTAAGGCAAATGGGCAAAAGATTGGACCTGTACCTTATGCTGCTTCTGCCAGTCACTTGGTATGTGGTATTCCACTATGCCCCGTTGTATGGACTGCAAATTGCGTTCAAAAATTTCAATCCGGCCAAAGGGATTCTGGGCAGCAGCTGGGAGGGATTTGGCCACTTTCAACGATTTTTTGATTCCTATTATTTCTGGAGACTTCTATGGAATACACTTTCCATTAACTTGTTCTCCTTATTGATCGCCTTTCCAATTCCGATTCTGCTGGCATTAATCATTAATGAAATTCGCAATAAAACCTTCAGCAAATGGCTGCAAAATATTACGTATATTCCCCACTTTATTTCAGTAGTCGTTATCGTTGGCATACTGAATGTGTTTCTCTCACCCCATACGGGTCCAGTCAACCTGCTGATCGAGGCATTCGGAGGTACACCGATCCGTTTTCTTGAAGAAGCCGGTTGGTTTAAGACTATTTTTATCAGTTCGAATATATGGCAGAACATGGGCTGGCAATCCATCATCTATATTGCAGCCTTGAGCGGAGTGAACCCGCATCTGTATGAAGCTGCCAAAATGGATGGGGCGTCAAGGCTGCGGCGTATATGGCATATATCGCTACCCGGCATCGCTCCAGTCGTCATCATTTTGCTCATTTTGGATATCGGTCATTTCATGAACATAGGGTTTGAGAAAATTTTGCTGATGCAAAACAATCTCAATCTGGAATCTAGCGACGTCATTTCAACCTTTGTCTATACGACAGGTATCCTCAAGGGAGAATACAGCTATACAGCTGCTATCGGGCTCTTTAATTCAATCATTAATCTGGTGTTACTTTTACTGGTCAATCGGATTGCACGTAAGACGTCTGAGACGAGCTTATGGTGA
- a CDS encoding sensor histidine kinase: MKLSTLQRWISPKRSIQGKIFIAFIAVTLVSIVSITVIVYMSMRETITQNAITSVSDSIRQADESLNRMLEEIDRLNTVVVTNKNTVIDTLLSPNEEISYEWFQEQKRMDEFLSSLIDYKAYISRIAVVGLSGKVFFSGGPWLDRTILGTPLMNYMLQNGSRHAYFKQTGVSDAVTIGREIRYNRATIGFVMVDLNYEFIQKTYDVRPTTDSMIYVLDKGNQFIYETRSASPLTPSYQQIKEINQQFKTDGEAVRRYIDGKEYIVVCRQSDYTGWSTISLVPMDSLLTESVKLRNLLAEVSIIVFVVVLIVSLQVSSRITLNIRKLKSLMMLVKDGNLTLPQNEIKTEDETGQLYHVFNGMVEELKDLLEGIRVSEKEKREAELTALQAQIHPHFLYNSLNTIKYLAKLNGVPNIEEVSGSLIELMRSVLGNSNEFLTVREELAYVEHYISIMKYRYMKPIRMITEIEDETLLDCLVLKLMLQPLVENAIIHGIGPLEQDGFILIRVYEEGNNLNIDVVDNGKGITEKQREYLLKGTGTNGDTSRFSGMGVRNVHERIVRTYGAPYGVHLCSEPGLYTKAEVRLPKMEKSMENTKREVK, from the coding sequence ATGAAACTCTCTACATTGCAGAGATGGATATCACCGAAACGCAGCATTCAGGGCAAAATTTTTATCGCTTTTATTGCAGTTACGCTAGTATCCATCGTTTCGATTACGGTCATTGTTTATATGAGTATGCGTGAGACAATTACGCAAAATGCCATTACGTCTGTATCGGACAGCATAAGGCAGGCAGATGAATCATTGAACAGAATGCTGGAAGAGATCGACCGGCTGAATACGGTCGTGGTGACTAACAAGAACACGGTCATTGACACTTTGCTCAGTCCAAATGAGGAGATCAGCTATGAGTGGTTTCAGGAGCAGAAGCGAATGGATGAATTTCTATCTTCCCTCATCGATTATAAGGCTTACATTTCACGGATAGCCGTTGTGGGCCTGAGCGGGAAAGTTTTTTTCTCAGGTGGACCTTGGCTGGACAGAACCATCTTGGGCACGCCATTGATGAACTATATGCTTCAAAATGGTTCAAGGCACGCATATTTCAAGCAGACAGGAGTGTCAGATGCGGTTACCATTGGTCGGGAGATTCGTTATAACCGTGCGACTATTGGGTTTGTCATGGTGGATCTTAATTATGAGTTTATCCAGAAAACATACGACGTGAGGCCAACTACAGACAGCATGATCTATGTGCTGGACAAGGGGAATCAATTCATCTATGAAACCCGATCTGCCTCACCTCTTACTCCATCTTACCAGCAAATTAAGGAGATCAATCAGCAATTTAAGACGGATGGTGAAGCGGTCAGACGGTACATTGATGGAAAAGAATATATCGTTGTTTGTCGTCAATCCGACTATACTGGGTGGAGTACTATTTCTTTGGTTCCGATGGATTCTCTTCTGACCGAATCTGTGAAGCTGCGCAACCTGCTCGCAGAGGTGTCCATTATTGTGTTTGTCGTTGTTCTGATCGTTTCACTTCAAGTCTCTTCCCGAATTACCCTAAATATCCGGAAACTAAAATCACTGATGATGTTGGTGAAGGACGGTAATCTGACACTCCCCCAAAATGAGATTAAAACTGAAGATGAAACAGGACAACTGTACCATGTCTTTAACGGAATGGTGGAAGAATTGAAAGATCTGCTCGAAGGAATCCGCGTCAGCGAGAAAGAAAAGCGGGAAGCTGAGCTAACTGCGCTCCAAGCACAAATCCATCCTCATTTTTTATACAATTCGCTCAATACAATCAAGTATCTAGCCAAGCTGAACGGAGTGCCAAACATTGAAGAGGTCTCGGGTTCATTAATTGAGCTCATGCGGAGTGTCCTTGGTAATTCTAATGAATTTCTTACGGTACGTGAAGAATTGGCATATGTTGAACATTATATTTCAATCATGAAGTACAGGTATATGAAGCCGATTAGGATGATTACCGAAATTGAGGATGAAACCTTATTGGATTGCCTGGTGTTGAAGCTGATGCTGCAGCCCCTGGTTGAAAATGCAATTATTCATGGAATCGGACCACTCGAACAGGATGGCTTCATATTGATACGGGTGTATGAAGAAGGAAATAATCTCAATATTGATGTGGTGGACAACGGTAAGGGGATCACGGAGAAGCAGCGGGAGTATTTACTGAAAGGTACGGGTACAAACGGCGATACATCACGTTTTAGTGGAATGGGTGTACGTAATGTACACGAACGAATCGTTCGCACGTATGGCGCACCGTATGGGGTTCATTTGTGCAGTGAACCGGGATTGTACACCAAAGCCGAGGTTCGGCTCCCCAAAATGGAGAAAAGTATGGAAAATACCAAACGAGAGGTGAAATAA